Proteins from one Pseudomonas grandcourensis genomic window:
- a CDS encoding gamma carbonic anhydrase family protein, with protein sequence MKYRLEDLKVDAHPKSWVAPTASVIGRVLLEEDSSEWFGAVIRGDNELITIGQGSNVQDGAILHTDPGFPLTLGKDVTIGHQAMLHGCEVGDGSLIGIQAVVLNGARIGTNCLIGAKALVTEKMVIPDGSLVLGSPAKVVRVLNEEQQAGLRANAQGYVVNASRFLTELTEDASDSLTIEARSLYGARG encoded by the coding sequence ATGAAATACCGCTTGGAAGACCTAAAAGTTGACGCTCACCCAAAGAGTTGGGTGGCACCTACAGCTTCTGTCATAGGTCGGGTGCTCTTGGAGGAAGATTCCAGTGAGTGGTTCGGTGCTGTAATTCGCGGAGATAACGAGTTGATCACGATTGGTCAAGGATCGAATGTCCAGGACGGTGCCATCCTTCATACGGATCCGGGGTTTCCATTGACCTTGGGGAAGGATGTCACCATCGGTCATCAAGCCATGCTTCATGGATGTGAAGTCGGTGATGGCAGCCTGATTGGTATTCAGGCGGTCGTACTCAACGGTGCTCGAATTGGCACGAACTGCCTCATTGGCGCTAAAGCTCTCGTTACAGAAAAAATGGTTATCCCGGATGGGTCATTAGTGCTGGGCTCGCCTGCCAAGGTGGTTCGCGTACTCAATGAAGAGCAGCAAGCAGGACTACGCGCCAACGCACAGGGGTACGTTGTTAATGCAAGTCGTTTTTTGACAGAGCTTACAGAAGACGCCAGCGATTCGTTAACGATCGAAGCCCGCAGTCTTTATGGTGCGCGCGGATAA